CTTAAGGGGTGGCAAGGGCAAGGCGTCGCGAAGCGACGGCAGCCCTTGAGATATTGCTTGAATGTATCGCTTTGTTTGTGCTGTTCTGAGATCCCCCCTGGCGCTTTCAGCGCCGTCCCCCCTTAAAAAGGGGGGGGGCTACGAGCCTGAAGTCAATGACATTGGCTTCAGTGCGGGCTTTTAAGCCCTTATGCACAGGCGCTCCCAGAGTTCCACCTATGCCTGATTGGTTCGTCAATTTTTGATACGCCGGAGCCCGTTTCTGAATCAAAATCATGCCCATCCATCAATGTAGGTACTCACTTACCGGATGAACCTTTTTTATTATTTCACAACCCATGACCTCTGCGCTCATTGCAATACAATAGACCTTCATACCTGCAACAACATATAAGGAATTTTCAATGACAAAGAAACGCGTTTTTTCCGGCATTCGCCCGACAGGCGAAATTCACCTGGGCAACTATTTCGGCGCACTGCGCAATTGGGTCGATTTGACTGATGCGTATAACTGCATCTATTGCGTCGTCGATTACCACGCCATCACCACTCCGTTCGACGCGAAAGACATGCCCCAAACCGTGTTCAACAGCATGGCGTCTCTGATGGCGATTGGCTTGTCGCCTGACAACTGCTCGCTGGTGGTGCAATCTGACATTAAAGAACACACCGAACTGGCGTGGATTCTCTCCTGCATCGCGCCGTTGGGCCAGATGGAGCGCATGACCCAGTTCAAAGAAAAATCCAACCAGTCGCCGGAACATATAAACCTTGGTTTGTTGTCATACCCCGCGTTGATGGCGTCTGACATCGTGGTCTACCGCGCCGAGGCCGTCCCGGTGGGCGACGACCAGATTCAGCATCTCGAATTGACCCGCGACCTGACCCGTAAATTCAATAACGCTTACGGCGAGTTTTTCCCTGACCCGGAGCCGATCTTATCGAAGACCCCGCGTTTGATGGGCCTCGACGGCAAGTCCAAAATGAGCAAATCATTGGGCAATCACATCTCGTTATTTGAAGAGCCGGAAACGCTCAACAAAAAAGTGATGACCGCCGTCACCGACGAAAACCGCAAACGCCGCACCGACCCGGGCGACCCCGATATCTGCAACATCTTCGCCCTGCATAACATCTTTTCAGCGAAAGAAGAAATTGAGACAATCAATACCGAATGCCGCAGCGCGGGCATCGGCTGCGTCGATTGCAAGAAGATGTTGCTCAAGCAGGTGGAGCCGTTTATTGAACCATTCCGCACGAAGTACAATGAGTTGCAAGCCAAGCCAGACGAAGTGAAGACAGCTTACGCAGAAGGCGCGGCCAAATCGCGTCCGTTGGCGCAAGAAACCATCGCCGGCGTCAAAGACCGCATGGGCCTGGGTCGGCATACGCTTTGATTCACAAAATTTCGGGAAGAATAGAATCACAATAGCCAACGCGGTCCGCGCTACGAGTTCTTATTGATTCAATTGGGAGGCCAATATGAAATTGATTCTCACAACGATTATTGCATCCATCACTTTACTGATTTCAACCGCTCCGGCTCTCGCCGCTGAGTGGGAAGAAGGCAAGTACCCCTACGAAATCGTGGCGGAACTCGACCAGGCGCCGGGCAACATCACCGTCACACCCGACGGGCGCATCCTGTTTAGCATGATGCAGTTTTTTGAAACCAATCTACGCACCGGTGAATGGAAAGACGGCAAGATTGTACCGTTCCCTGATAATCAATGGGCCATCGGCGGCGCTAAGAATGCGATCTCTCACGACACCACCCTGGGCATTCAATCTGACCCGCAAGGCATCGTCTGGATTCTCGATAACGCAGAGCGCGGACAAACCCAGCAAAAACTGATCGCCTGGGATACGCGCACGGACACGCTGCACAAAATCATTTACCTGTGCGCTCCCGTGGTTGTTGAAGGTTCATTTTTGAACGATCTTTCCGTTGATACTACGCACAATAAGATTTTTCTCTCAGACACAGCAGGCGACAAAGCCGCGCTGGTTGTGGTGGATATCAAAACAGGCCATGCGCGCCGCGTACTCGAAGGCCACAAGAGCGTCTTGCCGGAAGACATCGACCTGGTGATCGACGGGCGCGCCTGCGCCAGCCTCGACCCCAGCGGCAACCCGGTGCGCCCCCGCGTAGCCGTCAATGGGCTTGCGCTCGGCCCGAAGAACGAATGGCTCTACTACGGCCCGTTTTCTTCGCACAGTATGTACCGTATCCGCGTCGCCGATTTATTGGATGAATCATTGACCAACGGCGCGTTATCAAAACGGGTGGAACGCTATAGCGAGAAGCCGCTGAGCGACGGCATGGGGACCGATTCGGAGGGCAACATCTATCTGACCAGCATCAGCGATAACGCGGTGGGCGTCATCACCCCCGACCGCAAGTATAAAGTCTTGTTCAAAGACGACGCCGTGGTGCACTGGCCAGACGGCATGAGCTACGGCCCTGACGGGTATATGTATATCGTCGCCAACCAACTGCACCTCACCCCGCGCATGAACGCGGGCGTGATGGAAGCCAAGCCGCCCTATTATATCATCCGCTTTAAAGCGCTGGCGCCGGGAACCATCGGACGCTAAGCAAAAGAGAATCGCGAATCATTATCGAACAATTGATTAAGCGCGTCGGGAGAACCTCCCCGGCGCGTTTTTTATTGATACCGGTTCATGCTTCCCTTGAATCAGTATTTCCGTTTTTCATTTTGTTATAAAAGCGAAAGTCCAACGAACGTCTTCCAGCGCCGACAATGAACAAAAACAATGAACCAAGCAACATACAAAAGTCCGTACGCGCCTCATGCGCCATGCTCCAGAAACCATACCGCTTCAGGCTTTTCAGTGAGAATATCCAGAACTCGCTGCCGAGTAGAATCGGGAGTTTGGTTGAGAAGATGGCGACGCACATAATCAACATGAGAACCAAAGCCGCCGCGCGAGTGAATAGCCCCAGAAGAAGCAGCGCCCCGCAGAGTATCTCCATCCCGCCGACGAACGGCCCCATGATCTCCGGCAGGGGGATGCCGATCTTCACAAACCGCCCCGCTCCAACAGAATCTGCATACAAAAACTTCTGAATGCCTTCCGAAAGAAATACGCTTCCGACCATCACCCTGATTATGATGGTTGATGCGGCGTCATTGGTTTTTAGGATTGTTTTCAGACGGTTCATTGCATCCTCCCCTTTAAATCATTATGTCACCAAAAATGACTTATGCTTTAGAAATAAAAATGGGAGAGTCGATTTCAACTCTCCCATTGGTTGCCAGAATTCAATTGTGCGTTTGGCTTACCCGAACATGCTCCAGGCGACCACGCGCATCTGGTCTTTAAAGGTCACGCCTTCGCCAATGGTGATGGTCGGCTCAAAGCCGGAGTGCATCTTACAATCAGTGCAGCGCGGGTCTTTACCGGGGCCGAGGCTGTCCC
The sequence above is a segment of the Candidatus Hinthialibacter antarcticus genome. Coding sequences within it:
- a CDS encoding L-dopachrome tautomerase-related protein, which gives rise to MKLILTTIIASITLLISTAPALAAEWEEGKYPYEIVAELDQAPGNITVTPDGRILFSMMQFFETNLRTGEWKDGKIVPFPDNQWAIGGAKNAISHDTTLGIQSDPQGIVWILDNAERGQTQQKLIAWDTRTDTLHKIIYLCAPVVVEGSFLNDLSVDTTHNKIFLSDTAGDKAALVVVDIKTGHARRVLEGHKSVLPEDIDLVIDGRACASLDPSGNPVRPRVAVNGLALGPKNEWLYYGPFSSHSMYRIRVADLLDESLTNGALSKRVERYSEKPLSDGMGTDSEGNIYLTSISDNAVGVITPDRKYKVLFKDDAVVHWPDGMSYGPDGYMYIVANQLHLTPRMNAGVMEAKPPYYIIRFKALAPGTIGR
- the trpS gene encoding tryptophan--tRNA ligase, which translates into the protein MTKKRVFSGIRPTGEIHLGNYFGALRNWVDLTDAYNCIYCVVDYHAITTPFDAKDMPQTVFNSMASLMAIGLSPDNCSLVVQSDIKEHTELAWILSCIAPLGQMERMTQFKEKSNQSPEHINLGLLSYPALMASDIVVYRAEAVPVGDDQIQHLELTRDLTRKFNNAYGEFFPDPEPILSKTPRLMGLDGKSKMSKSLGNHISLFEEPETLNKKVMTAVTDENRKRRTDPGDPDICNIFALHNIFSAKEEIETINTECRSAGIGCVDCKKMLLKQVEPFIEPFRTKYNELQAKPDEVKTAYAEGAAKSRPLAQETIAGVKDRMGLGRHTL
- a CDS encoding DoxX family protein, which codes for MNRLKTILKTNDAASTIIIRVMVGSVFLSEGIQKFLYADSVGAGRFVKIGIPLPEIMGPFVGGMEILCGALLLLGLFTRAAALVLMLIMCVAIFSTKLPILLGSEFWIFSLKSLKRYGFWSMAHEARTDFCMLLGSLFLFIVGAGRRSLDFRFYNKMKNGNTDSREA